GACTTGCCGAAGCTGCCGACTTATATGACGAAAATGGCGAGCCTCGTAATGTCAAAAAATCATTAATGACCGACGCCGTGGCTACCTTACTAGCAGGTATTTTGGGTACAAGCCCCGGTACAGCATATATAGAATCGGCTGTTGGTATTGAACAAGGTGGTAGAACGGGTCTTACTGCCATAACGGCAGGTATTTTATTTTTACCTTTTATGTTTTTATCGCCACTATTATCTATCATTCCAGCTATTGCAACTGCTCCAGCATTGGTTATTGTAGGGGTTTTTATGATGAAACCTGTTACTAAAATCAACTGGTCGAAACTTGATGATGCTATTCCTGCTTTTTTGGCTCTTATTCTTATTCCTTTTTCTTATTCAATAACGCAGGGAATTATTTGGGGCTTTTTGAGTTGGACTATCTTGAAAGTGGCAATTGGTAAGCACAAAGAAGTGTCGTTGGCTTTATGGGTTATTGACTTATTCGCTATAATCGCCCTAACATGGGGGCATTAGTGGCAGGCATAGAGTTAAGTTGTCTACCACTTCAATTTTCAACAAACGATTAAATAGACTATTATGCAAATGATTACCCAAAAACTAGTAGGGCTACTTTTGGTTCTATGTATTAGCCATGCTGTTATGGCTCAAAAACCACTTACAGCTATTGTAGGGGCTTTTAATGCTGAAATTCAGTTGCTTGAAGATTCCTTGAAGAATAGACAAGAACATCGTATTAAAGGCGTTCGTTTCTTAACGGGAGAATTGAGAGGAATGCCCGTAGTATTAGCTTTGACAGGTGTTGGAAAGGTAAATGCAGCCATGACCACTACTTTATTGATGACCCACTGGCAGCCCAAGCAATTATTGTTTACGGGCATTGCGGGAGGTGTTCATCAAGACCTATCCCCGGGCGATATTGTTATTGCTCAATCATGTGTTCATCACGACTTTGGACATCTCCAAGCCGAAGGTATTACTTTGCGTCCAACCCGAAATCCAGCCACGCTTATTCCCAATCCGATTTATATTCCTGCCGATACAATGCTATTGCAATTGGCTCAAAAAGTATTTGTTAGTTGCCCATATCAGGCTGTAGGCAAAAATAATCGGATGCCCAAAGTTATGACAGGTATTATAGCAACAGGCGATGTATTTGTTAATTCTAAGCCAAAAGTAGACGAATTACGCAATAAAATAAAAGCTGATGCTATAGAAATGGAAGGAGCAGCTGTGGCTCAGGTATGTTGGCAGATGCAAGTACCTTGCTTGGTATTGAGAAGTATTAGCGATAATGCCAATGGACAAGCACATCAGGATATGCCTAATTTTGAAAAAATAGCAGCCTATAATTCAGCAAGTTTGGTATTGGGTATTTTAGCCAAATTATAGTTGTGCCAGAGTTATCCACGGTGAGCGAAAATTGTGGATAACTTTTGTGGGTAATACACAAAAAAAGCTCACAGTAGCAACTATTGAGCTTTTTTAAATACCTAACCACTAATACTCTTTTGTATAAAATCAGTGTTGATTTTATCTATATGATAGAATATGCCAGAAGGCATTATGCTTCGTTTGAAAAAAAGTTCTGTAATTCATCGACTGAAACGTATTTTACCACTTCACCCAAAACGATAACGGCAGGATTGGCAAGATTATTTCGTTCGGCAACTAATTTAATATTTTTTGCAATGCCAACGCCAACTTTTTGATGAGTGGTTGTTCCATGCTGAATAATGGCAACGGGCAACTCTTCTCGCTCTAGCTCAGAACAGATGGTAGCAATTTGTTCAAGTTTGTTCATTCCCATCAAAATGACAACCGTAGCAGATGTTTGTAATGCCAAGCGTAGATCGTTGGAAAGTGAACCATCAGATTTTGTTCCTGTAATAACCCAAAAGCTTTCGCTAACGCCACGGGTTGTCATCGGAATACCCGCATAGCCAGCTGCAGCAATAGAAGATGAAATGCCAGGTACATAGGCTGTTTCTAAGCCAAATTGCTTAGCATATTCGATTTCCTCCATACCACGCCCAAATATAAAAGGGTCGCCCCCTTTAAGACGTACTACATGACCATACATATAGGCTTTTTCAACAATCATAAAATTGATAGCATCCTGCGAATGACTTTCGCCTGGGCGTTTGCCTACATATATGTTCTCACAACTGTTACTACAATAATCCAATAATTCGTTGGCAATCAAAGCATCATATAATACCACATCGGCCGACTTCAGAGCTTTGATGGCTTTTACAGTAATCAAATCGGGGTCGCCAGGGCCAGCCCCTACCACAGTAAGGCGAGGTTTAGGCTCTAGTGTATGGAAATTTTCTAAATTTATCATTTCACGAATTAAATAAAAAAGGGTGTATTAGCCAATGTTCAAAACATTGACCCTTTACACCCTTTGTCACTAGATTGAAATTATGCCTCAATCGTTTGTTCACGATAAGCTTTTGCCAATGCTAAAAATGCTTTTGCTTCAGCAATATAAGATTGAGCAAACTCAAAAGAAGGTTCGTTTTGGTTGATTTGCAAGACTAACTCTTTGAAAGTCTTATCGCCCGTTGAGATTTCTCCTTTTGCTACAAAATGCTCGTCAAACTTCTCAATTACAGCATTTTGTGTCGAAACACTTACGCTTTTGTCTAATAATAATGCTTTGGCAGCACTTACAAAAACACTATAAGCATGATAAATGGCATCTGCAATACGGTTTTCGTTGAAGGCTGTTTCTGTCCAAGCAAATTTTTCTTCCGACTCAAACAGCAATGTTGCTACTAAGTCAATCATTACGCCAGCACATTCACCTACACCAATTTCTGTAGCAAATTGCTCTGAAGCACCCCAGTCGATAAAGTCATCATCTTTTAGAGTTGTCAAATCAGCTACTGGTTTCAACAAATTATAGAAATATTTTTCGCCCTGACGGTCATAATAAGCATTAAAATATTCACCTTCGAGTGCGTTTTCTTCGTAATTGTTTAACAATACACGTAAAACTTCTGGTCCACGTTTTGAAGGCACTTTGATAACTTTGTCAGCTACTCGGCCTATACCATTGCCCACAGTACCACCACCAAGCAATACTTGCAATGCAGGAAGGACACGTTTATTGGCGGCTTTCAATGACGAACCATGGAAACCTATATTAGCCATTCCGTGCTGTCCACAAGAGTTCATACAGCCCGAAATTTTGATTTTAATATCGTTATTATGAATCAAATCAGGGAAATCCTCGGTAATAACAGCTTCTAATTTCGAGGTAATATTAGTACTATCCGAAATCGCCAAATTACAAGTATCTGTACCTGGACAAGCCGTAATATTAGCAATAGAATTAGCACCAGGCGAAGCCAGTTCATGAGCCTTTAGTACTTCATAAACAAAAGGTAAATTTGCTTCAGGTACAAATTTGAGCATCAAACCTTGGTTGATACTTACTCTAATATCATTGGCAATATATCCTTCTAATTGTTCGATCAAAGAACGAGAAGTAGTTGAGCTAATATTTCCATTCAAAATACGTACATATACCCCAAAGTATCCAGCTTGCTTTTGAGCAAAGGCGTTGGTAGCTAACCAAGTTTGGTACTCAGCTGTTGTTGGAGTAGGCGTACTGGCTGTCAAGGTTGGCAAATACCCTTCTATTTCGGTTTCGCTGAACCCATCAGTAGCCACCTCGAAGGTTGTATTCTTCAAAGCCTTTCTTTCTACATTTACTAATTCAGTGAATGTATCAAAGCCTATTTTTTGAAGCAAAAATTTTAAACGAGCCTTATGTCTTGAATTACGTTCGCCATGACGGTCAAACACTCGAAGAGCTGCTTCAATATAAGGAATCACTTGGTCGGTAGCCAAAAACTCAAAAGCTACCTGAGCTAGCATAGGTTGAGCACCCAATCCACCACCTACAACTACTTTGAACCCCCTTTGTCCATCAACAACTTTCGGAATCAAACCAAAGTCGTGCATATAAGCCAAAGCAGTATCCTCTTCCGAGTTAGAAACTGCTATTTTGATTTTACGCCCCATTTCCTGACAAATTGGATTGCGAAGGAAATAGCGGAAAATCGCATCGGCGTACGGAGTAACATCAAAAGGTTCGTTTGGATCAATACCCGCAGTTGTAGAAGCTGTTACATTACGTACTGTATTGCCACAAGCCTCACGCAAAGTAATATCGTCTTGCTCTAATTTAGCCCAAAGCTCAGGAGTACGTTCTAGCGAAACGAAGTGGATTTGTACGTCCTGACGAGTAGTCAAGTGTAAATTACCAATAGAATATTCGTCAGAAATATCAGCAATGCGTTTCCACTGCTTAAAAGTCATCTTGCCATAAGGCAATTTAATACGTACCATTTGTACGCCTTGCTGACGTTGACCGTACACCCCACGAGCTAAACGGAGGCTACGGAATTTTTCTTCATGAATTTTTCCTTCTCTGAATAGTTCAATTTTACGAGCTAAATCAAGAATGTCTTTTTCAACAAGTGGATTTTCGAGTTCAGTTCTGAAACTTTGCATTGCTAATTTATTTTAACGTTTAAAATAGAGCCATTTGGCACAAAACATCTAAGGTGCAAATGGTCTAATTAAAACCAATAACCTATTTAAGTAACATACTCTATCAGGTATGTAGATTTTAATACAAAACTAAATAAGAAATTTCGTGTATCAAGGGTTTTTCCAAAAAAAAGTTTATTATTAATTTTAAACATTCAAAAAATCCAAGTAAGTTTGCTATTAAGGTCTAGTGTCTGAGTAATAATCAATTATAACGGCTAGTTATTCATATATACAACTTTTTGACATGTTTTTGAGTTCCAAGAAGTTGACCTATAACCCCCACAAACCCATGAAAAAAAATCTAACTCTACTAGTAGCTTTAGTAACCGCCCTTTTGTCTAGTTGTACCGACAACAAAAAAGTTGCTGAATATCAAGACCAAATTCGCAGGCTTGAAAGTCAAGTATTGAAAGAACGCCAAGAAAACGCCGAATTAAGTAGCTTCCGTTTTAGTCTTGAAAGCCAATTCAAGAAAAAAAATGAGGACTATATGAAATGTCAAGAAGATAGTAAAGATACCTTTGAAACATTGACAATCAAGTATAATCGCTTATTGGACGACTACAACAAAATTCAGGCATCGTACCGTTCATTGAACGAAACATACGAATCGAATAAGGTCAATTCTGCCAAGGTTATTGCTGAACTAGAAGAACGAGTTAGAAATATTAAAGTTTCTAAAAGTAGAAGACGTAGATAACTATTATATACTGATAGTACATATTAGATTTTAAATTTCTGATTTCAGAAAATGGGTAAAATAGCCTAGCTCTTCATAAAAAGAAGTGGAATAAAGCCAAAAGCAAATACCCGACATCTGAAATTTTCAATATATAAAAAAATAGAGCTTGGTAATATTTTATCAAGCTCTATTTTTTTATCCGAAATCCCCTACCATTTAATCAATCAACAAGTAAAGAGTTGAATTTGGCAAACTATTTGCTTAATTTTAAAACAGAAAGATAGTAGGCAATCCTAAATTTTGTATTGCTCGTAGATACTGAGTATTTATTTTGAAACAACTACTAAATACAGTAGGTACAAACTATTAGAACGAAGAAAAGGCTGTTAATATTTGTTAACAGATGTTAAAAATGATAGCAATTTTTTTGGATTTAATGTAACATCAGCTATCTTTGAAACAACCAATCAAAAAACTTCGAGTAGTCACTTAAAAAAACAATATAGGAGAAACAATATGATATAAAGCTTTACGTTAACCAAATAGATTTATCAAGATGGAAAAAATCCATGTTAACGACAGTGAGCTTGTATCACGCTATATTCAAAACGGTGACGAACATGCATTCGAGACTCTTGTTCGCAGATACAAATCAAAAGTTTATACAACCATTTATTTAATTGTTAAAGACACATTCGTGGCTGAGGATTTGTTGCAAGACACATTTATCAAAGCTGTAGACGTTTTGCGTTCTGGCAAGTATAATGATGAAGGTAAATTTTTGCCATGGGTGCTAAGAATTGCCCATAACATGGCGATTGATTATTTCCGTCGCGAAAAACGCTATCCTAATATCGTATTCGAAGATGGCAGCAGTGTGTTTAATACATTAGACTTTGCAGAAGACTCTGTTCAAGATTTGCAAATTCGTAATGAAACTCACAACCATCTAAGAGACTTGATTAAACGTCTTCCTGACTCGCAAAGAGAAGTGCTGGTGATGCGTCATTACGAAGATATGAGTTTTCAAGAGATTGCCGACGCCACAGGTGTTAGCATCAATACGGCATTGGGGAGAATGCGTTATGCGTTGATAAATCTACGCAAAATGATGAGCAAACATTCTCCAAGTTATGATACAAACCTTTACGCAGAATGACGTTATCCGTTACGTCTACGAGGAAACAACGGAAGAAGAGAATCTTCTGATTCAAGATGCATTGGTGCACGACACCGAAATGCTGGAGTTCTATCTTGATATGCTCGATGTAAAAATCGGTATGGACAATAGCTACAGTGAACCTTCCTCAAGATGTACCGATAATATTCTGTCGTACTCAAAGAGTAAAAATAATAGTCAGTCAAAACATCATTTTATTGCTTAACCGATAGGGGCAGTAAAGTGATGTTTTTTGTTTTCCCAGTCATACCGATTGGGACTAGAATTATTTGTCTTTCTGCTTACCAATATGATAATATATTTTGATGGAAAATAGCGATTACGCTGCCAAAAAAATATTTTAAGTAATTTTCTCCTTATTTTTGAGCTCCTAATATTATTGGCATCGTATGTCAACCTATAAGTTATGCTCAAAAAAGAACGTTACCGTTTATTAATAGACTATTTTACTCATAATTTTCCTGTTGCAGAAACGGAACTGCACTATACTACACCCTTTGAGTTACTGGTGGCGGTAGTATTGTCGGCTCAGTGTACCGACAAACGGGTAAATATGGTAACTCCGGCCCTATTTGACCGCTTTCCAACGCCTGAGTCGTTGGCACGTGCCGAATTTGAGGAAGTTTTTC
The DNA window shown above is from Flectobacillus major DSM 103 and carries:
- a CDS encoding 5'-methylthioadenosine/adenosylhomocysteine nucleosidase, translated to MITQKLVGLLLVLCISHAVMAQKPLTAIVGAFNAEIQLLEDSLKNRQEHRIKGVRFLTGELRGMPVVLALTGVGKVNAAMTTTLLMTHWQPKQLLFTGIAGGVHQDLSPGDIVIAQSCVHHDFGHLQAEGITLRPTRNPATLIPNPIYIPADTMLLQLAQKVFVSCPYQAVGKNNRMPKVMTGIIATGDVFVNSKPKVDELRNKIKADAIEMEGAAVAQVCWQMQVPCLVLRSISDNANGQAHQDMPNFEKIAAYNSASLVLGILAKL
- a CDS encoding nitrite/sulfite reductase encodes the protein MQSFRTELENPLVEKDILDLARKIELFREGKIHEEKFRSLRLARGVYGQRQQGVQMVRIKLPYGKMTFKQWKRIADISDEYSIGNLHLTTRQDVQIHFVSLERTPELWAKLEQDDITLREACGNTVRNVTASTTAGIDPNEPFDVTPYADAIFRYFLRNPICQEMGRKIKIAVSNSEEDTALAYMHDFGLIPKVVDGQRGFKVVVGGGLGAQPMLAQVAFEFLATDQVIPYIEAALRVFDRHGERNSRHKARLKFLLQKIGFDTFTELVNVERKALKNTTFEVATDGFSETEIEGYLPTLTASTPTPTTAEYQTWLATNAFAQKQAGYFGVYVRILNGNISSTTSRSLIEQLEGYIANDIRVSINQGLMLKFVPEANLPFVYEVLKAHELASPGANSIANITACPGTDTCNLAISDSTNITSKLEAVITEDFPDLIHNNDIKIKISGCMNSCGQHGMANIGFHGSSLKAANKRVLPALQVLLGGGTVGNGIGRVADKVIKVPSKRGPEVLRVLLNNYEENALEGEYFNAYYDRQGEKYFYNLLKPVADLTTLKDDDFIDWGASEQFATEIGVGECAGVMIDLVATLLFESEEKFAWTETAFNENRIADAIYHAYSVFVSAAKALLLDKSVSVSTQNAVIEKFDEHFVAKGEISTGDKTFKELVLQINQNEPSFEFAQSYIAEAKAFLALAKAYREQTIEA
- a CDS encoding RNA polymerase sigma factor, whose translation is MEKIHVNDSELVSRYIQNGDEHAFETLVRRYKSKVYTTIYLIVKDTFVAEDLLQDTFIKAVDVLRSGKYNDEGKFLPWVLRIAHNMAIDYFRREKRYPNIVFEDGSSVFNTLDFAEDSVQDLQIRNETHNHLRDLIKRLPDSQREVLVMRHYEDMSFQEIADATGVSINTALGRMRYALINLRKMMSKHSPSYDTNLYAE
- the cobA gene encoding uroporphyrinogen-III C-methyltransferase; amino-acid sequence: MINLENFHTLEPKPRLTVVGAGPGDPDLITVKAIKALKSADVVLYDALIANELLDYCSNSCENIYVGKRPGESHSQDAINFMIVEKAYMYGHVVRLKGGDPFIFGRGMEEIEYAKQFGLETAYVPGISSSIAAAGYAGIPMTTRGVSESFWVITGTKSDGSLSNDLRLALQTSATVVILMGMNKLEQIATICSELEREELPVAIIQHGTTTHQKVGVGIAKNIKLVAERNNLANPAVIVLGEVVKYVSVDELQNFFSNEA